In a genomic window of Mucilaginibacter sp. KACC 22063:
- the porM gene encoding type IX secretion system motor protein PorM/GldM, with amino-acid sequence MAGGKETPRQRMMGILYLVLLGLVALQIPDSLLDAFKNITDSLSQSKSNVQNGIANTFEAFEKTKLKDEPERAKEPYAKAKQASQIADDFNNYVEKIKNDLITETGGIDEQTHDYKGRADQDVSARELVGKKVATQLRKKVDVTREALINLLDAKDKTTTNVALAVQDPPKSGIASKSWEEATFGEGIPMGASITALTKLQADARNAESEVVKRILGKVDQAQVNLDKFSAVAVAPSSYVIAGQPYTAQVFLTAYDSKSNPSISVNGSSLPVKEGQGLYSVGTGKEGVYTWIGQITVKQADGTTKTYHTSPQTYQVAKPSAVVSPDKMNVLYIGVPNPISVSAPGIAKEKLKVSISGGSLSGSGGHYTANVSSAGTAKVTVSGELAPGKTQVLGTTEFRVKRIPDPKAQFAGKSSGSVAAGNLKAQDKVFARLENFDFDAKFNVTHFSMWVFKPRQDPIQLTTSGSELSSAMRSALASIGPGTKVFFTNIVAVGPDGTQRGLDDIVLSAN; translated from the coding sequence ATGGCTGGAGGTAAAGAAACCCCAAGGCAGCGAATGATGGGTATCCTGTACCTGGTATTGTTAGGCTTAGTGGCCTTACAAATACCGGATAGTTTACTGGATGCCTTTAAAAATATCACAGACAGTCTTTCGCAATCAAAATCAAATGTGCAGAACGGCATTGCTAACACATTTGAAGCCTTCGAAAAAACTAAGTTAAAGGATGAGCCTGAAAGGGCAAAAGAGCCTTATGCTAAAGCAAAACAGGCAAGCCAGATTGCTGACGACTTTAATAATTACGTTGAAAAAATCAAGAACGATCTGATTACTGAAACAGGCGGTATTGACGAACAAACGCATGACTACAAAGGCCGGGCAGATCAGGACGTGTCAGCACGTGAGTTGGTTGGCAAGAAAGTAGCCACTCAGCTTCGTAAAAAAGTTGATGTTACCCGCGAAGCTTTAATCAATTTGCTTGATGCTAAAGATAAAACAACCACTAACGTAGCGCTTGCTGTACAGGACCCGCCTAAAAGCGGTATTGCCAGCAAAAGCTGGGAAGAAGCTACTTTTGGCGAAGGTATCCCGATGGGCGCTTCTATTACTGCTTTAACAAAATTACAGGCTGATGCTCGCAATGCAGAAAGCGAAGTTGTAAAACGTATTTTAGGTAAAGTAGACCAGGCACAGGTTAATTTGGATAAATTTAGTGCTGTTGCTGTGGCGCCAAGCAGCTATGTTATCGCTGGTCAGCCTTACACTGCACAGGTTTTCTTAACCGCGTATGATTCTAAATCTAATCCGTCCATTTCGGTTAATGGTTCGTCATTACCAGTTAAAGAAGGACAAGGTTTATATTCTGTTGGTACAGGAAAAGAAGGCGTATATACATGGATCGGTCAGATTACCGTTAAACAAGCTGACGGTACCACTAAAACATATCATACTTCGCCTCAAACTTATCAGGTAGCTAAGCCATCGGCTGTGGTATCGCCTGATAAAATGAATGTGCTTTACATTGGTGTACCAAATCCTATATCAGTTTCGGCACCGGGTATTGCTAAAGAGAAATTAAAAGTATCTATTTCAGGAGGATCGTTAAGCGGTTCAGGAGGGCACTATACGGCTAACGTAAGTTCTGCAGGTACAGCTAAAGTAACTGTATCGGGTGAGCTTGCACCAGGTAAAACACAGGTTTTAGGTACTACGGAGTTCCGTGTTAAACGTATCCCCGATCCTAAAGCACAGTTTGCAGGTAAAAGCAGTGGTTCTGTTGCTGCAGGTAACCTAAAGGCACAGGACAAGGTTTTTGCAAGACTTGAGAATTTTGATTTCGACGCTAAATTTAATGTAACCCACTTTAGTATGTGGGTATTTAAACCGCGTCAGGACCCTATTCAGTTGACAACCTCAGGATCAGAGCTGAGCAGTGCTATGCGTTCGGCATTGGCATCAATTGGCCCGGGTACCAAAGTATTTTTTACAAATATTGTAGCTGTAGGCCCCGATGGCACACAGCGCGGACTTGATGATATTGTACTAAGCGCAAATTAA
- a CDS encoding glycosyltransferase family 32 protein, with translation MKAELTILIVWFEETNPDKIACFEENRKSLIEYNPGVNVITIMNPFDNLREAWLSTDLAIYLWYKENCDNLQSERYLLLEWDCWCNMNLKEYYKHVWDCDVVASSVVYPERDDWPWFNSIINLPVKARMFATGVVPFCGILVSEKAMKAICEEIIKPIYRGMIGELRFGTIAAMLGFDPVPNPVCSRTITWKLPVPFSNIHKGLHHPRKTLSSPYIIDTIEGLLNLDKHKIPKIIHQTWKDNSPPDYLRSLSETWKVFHQDWTYILWTDAMNHEFIKRYFPAFLLQFESYPYDIQRVDAVRYFILYKIGGLFIDIDFECFESIYPLINDAECVFSLEPIEHCEQYNKEKIIGTAFMACAPGNNFFKVVCNSLLADYAWGHKTFSYILSTTGAFALTDMYDKYERKEEVKLLPSDIVYPFTADEAQLVAAGTLTDELQEKIQDAYAVHHFLRQWN, from the coding sequence ATGAAAGCCGAACTTACCATTCTTATTGTCTGGTTTGAAGAAACCAATCCCGATAAAATTGCATGCTTCGAAGAAAACCGGAAAAGTTTAATCGAGTACAATCCCGGAGTAAACGTAATTACTATTATGAACCCGTTTGATAATCTACGGGAAGCTTGGTTAAGTACTGATTTGGCTATATACTTATGGTACAAAGAAAACTGTGATAACTTACAATCTGAGAGGTATTTATTATTGGAATGGGATTGTTGGTGCAATATGAATTTAAAGGAATATTATAAGCATGTTTGGGATTGTGACGTTGTAGCCTCATCAGTTGTATACCCTGAGAGAGATGACTGGCCCTGGTTCAATAGCATAATTAATTTACCTGTTAAGGCAAGGATGTTTGCCACAGGAGTAGTTCCGTTTTGCGGCATTCTGGTCTCTGAAAAAGCCATGAAAGCAATTTGTGAAGAAATTATAAAACCAATATACAGAGGAATGATTGGTGAACTTAGGTTTGGCACTATTGCTGCTATGCTCGGCTTTGATCCGGTTCCAAATCCGGTTTGTAGCAGAACTATCACCTGGAAATTGCCAGTTCCGTTCAGTAATATTCATAAGGGCTTGCATCATCCACGTAAAACGCTATCGTCACCTTATATAATTGATACAATTGAGGGGTTATTGAACCTTGATAAACATAAAATTCCTAAAATAATTCATCAAACATGGAAAGATAATTCTCCGCCGGATTATTTGCGTTCACTTTCTGAAACCTGGAAAGTATTTCATCAGGATTGGACATATATTTTATGGACGGATGCAATGAACCATGAGTTTATTAAAAGATATTTTCCTGCATTTTTATTGCAGTTTGAATCCTATCCATATGATATACAGCGAGTAGACGCTGTGAGATATTTTATATTATATAAAATAGGCGGCCTTTTTATTGATATAGATTTTGAATGTTTTGAAAGTATCTATCCGCTTATAAACGATGCTGAATGCGTATTTTCTTTAGAACCAATTGAGCATTGTGAACAATATAATAAGGAGAAAATTATAGGCACCGCTTTCATGGCTTGTGCACCAGGAAACAATTTCTTCAAAGTAGTTTGCAATTCATTATTGGCTGATTACGCCTGGGGGCATAAAACTTTTAGTTACATTTTATCCACCACAGGTGCCTTTGCTCTAACAGACATGTACGATAAATATGAAAGAAAAGAAGAAGTTAAGCTTTTGCCGTCGGATATTGTTTATCCATTTACAGCTGATGAAGCGCAATTAGTAGCCGCAGGTACACTTACTGATGAACTTCAGGAAAAAATTCAGGATGCTTATGCTGTTCATCATTTTTTAAGGCAATGGAATTAA
- the uvrC gene encoding excinuclease ABC subunit UvrC — protein MFDYREALKQIPHKPGVYQYWDENNELIYIGKAKDLRNRVSSYFVKDLNVNAKTRVLVSKIRKITFTIVDTEVDAWLLENSMIKKHQPRYNVMLKDDKTYPWIIIKNEPFPRIFWTRRIVKDGSKYLGPYASVSMMHTILGLIRETYPLRTCNLALTKQNIDAGKFKVCLEYQLGNCKGPCQNYQSLEDYEHNLDEIKDILNGKTGAVIKSLKAEMDQAAMNLDFELAHKLKRKFDLLENYQSKSTVVNSSITEVDVFSIASEEKYAFVNYLKVMNGTIIQTQTIELKKRLDESDEELLTLAITEFRSRYNSTSKEIIVPFDIDLEDSSIRFTVPKLGEKKKLLDLSAKNVSFFKREKIEQYEKLNPDVKTERLLTQMMKDLRMNQLPKHIECFDNSNFQGKYPVSAIVVFRDAKPSKKDYRFFNVKTVEGPNDFATMEEAVHRRYRRMLEEGQDLPQLIIIDGGKGQLSSALKSLRLLGIDKQVTVIGIAKRLEELYYPGDQYPLYLDKKSETLKIIQQLRDEAHRFGITAHRKKRDKGTLVTELELIAGIGKTTSEKLLKYFKSVKKIREASLSELQEVVNLKQANAVHQYFAQKNTPAS, from the coding sequence ATGTTTGATTACAGGGAAGCGTTAAAACAAATACCACACAAGCCCGGTGTTTACCAATATTGGGATGAAAACAACGAGCTGATCTATATTGGCAAAGCGAAAGATCTGCGCAACCGCGTATCGTCTTACTTTGTTAAGGATCTTAATGTAAATGCTAAAACAAGGGTTTTAGTATCTAAAATACGAAAGATCACTTTTACCATTGTTGATACCGAGGTCGATGCCTGGCTGCTGGAAAACAGCATGATCAAAAAGCATCAGCCACGTTACAACGTGATGCTGAAAGATGATAAGACCTATCCCTGGATTATCATCAAAAACGAGCCTTTTCCACGCATATTCTGGACACGCCGTATTGTAAAAGACGGTTCTAAATACCTTGGCCCTTATGCATCTGTAAGTATGATGCACACCATTTTGGGTCTGATAAGGGAAACTTATCCCCTGCGCACTTGTAATCTTGCGTTAACTAAACAAAATATCGACGCAGGTAAGTTCAAAGTTTGCCTCGAATATCAGTTAGGCAATTGCAAAGGCCCTTGCCAGAACTACCAGTCGTTGGAAGATTATGAACATAATCTGGACGAGATTAAGGATATACTCAACGGCAAAACCGGCGCGGTAATCAAAAGCCTTAAAGCAGAGATGGATCAAGCGGCCATGAACCTTGATTTTGAACTGGCGCATAAGTTGAAACGAAAGTTCGACCTTTTAGAGAACTACCAGAGCAAATCAACAGTGGTTAATTCTTCCATCACCGAAGTGGATGTGTTCAGTATAGCTTCAGAGGAAAAATATGCCTTTGTAAATTACCTGAAGGTAATGAATGGCACCATTATCCAAACGCAAACCATTGAGTTAAAGAAACGCCTTGATGAAAGCGACGAAGAACTGCTTACCCTCGCCATCACCGAATTCAGGAGCCGCTACAACAGCACATCCAAAGAGATCATTGTTCCGTTTGATATTGACCTGGAAGATTCATCAATCAGGTTTACCGTCCCCAAATTAGGAGAGAAAAAGAAACTGCTTGATCTATCTGCCAAGAACGTTTCCTTCTTCAAAAGAGAAAAGATAGAACAGTACGAAAAGCTGAACCCGGATGTGAAGACAGAACGCTTGCTTACGCAGATGATGAAAGACCTGCGCATGAACCAGCTTCCTAAACACATCGAGTGTTTTGATAACTCTAACTTCCAAGGTAAGTACCCGGTTTCGGCTATAGTGGTGTTCAGGGATGCCAAGCCATCAAAAAAGGATTACCGCTTTTTCAATGTTAAAACCGTAGAAGGCCCTAATGATTTTGCCACCATGGAAGAAGCGGTACACCGCCGCTACCGCCGTATGTTAGAAGAAGGACAGGATTTGCCGCAGTTAATTATTATTGACGGTGGCAAAGGGCAACTGTCTTCAGCATTAAAAAGCTTACGCCTGTTAGGTATTGATAAGCAGGTAACCGTTATTGGCATTGCCAAACGCTTGGAAGAGCTTTACTATCCGGGCGACCAGTATCCGCTCTATTTAGATAAGAAATCAGAAACGCTGAAAATCATCCAGCAATTACGTGATGAGGCACACCGCTTTGGTATTACAGCTCACCGTAAAAAACGCGATAAAGGCACATTAGTAACCGAGCTTGAACTGATAGCGGGTATCGGCAAAACAACCTCAGAGAAGCTCTTAAAATATTTCAAGTCTGTTAAAAAGATCCGCGAAGCATCGCTCAGCGAATTGCAGGAAGTAGTAAATCTTAAGCAGGCCAATGCGGTTCACCAATATTTTGCGCAAAAAAATACCCCGGCAAGCTAA
- a CDS encoding aldo/keto reductase, whose product MEYRQLGASGLNVSVLSFGTATFGGGNNFFKAWGDTNLQDAKRLINICLDAGVNLFDTANSYSNGISEEILGKALGNLRHKSLISTKVFEATGDGPNDNGASRFHIIEACNASLKRLNTDHIDIYHLHNMDGSTPVEETLRALDDLVTSGKVRYIACSNFPGWHLMKSLAVSKTYGWSRYIGQQAYYSLLSREFEWELMPLGIDQNVGTMVWSPLSGGLLSGKFRKGEPPPQDSRLCQGGQFGPPVDSRRLFQIIDALDAVAEEVNKTVAQVALNWLLQRPTVSSIVIGARNEQQLIENLGVLGWNLTVNQIKFLDSASKVTPIYPYWHNRQDTLPKFYK is encoded by the coding sequence ATGGAATACAGGCAACTGGGCGCATCAGGATTAAATGTTTCTGTGCTAAGCTTCGGGACTGCTACCTTTGGTGGAGGCAACAATTTTTTTAAAGCTTGGGGTGATACCAATTTACAAGATGCTAAGAGATTAATTAATATTTGTCTGGATGCCGGTGTTAACCTTTTTGATACTGCGAATAGTTATTCAAATGGTATTTCAGAAGAGATCTTAGGTAAAGCATTAGGAAATTTACGCCACAAGTCATTAATATCTACTAAAGTATTTGAAGCAACCGGCGATGGCCCTAATGACAATGGCGCATCTCGTTTTCACATCATAGAAGCCTGTAATGCCAGTTTGAAAAGATTGAATACTGATCATATTGATATCTATCACCTGCACAATATGGATGGCAGTACACCTGTTGAGGAAACGCTTAGAGCTTTAGATGATTTGGTCACAAGTGGTAAAGTGCGTTATATTGCCTGTTCCAATTTTCCCGGTTGGCACTTAATGAAATCATTGGCCGTATCTAAAACCTACGGTTGGAGCAGGTATATAGGCCAGCAGGCATATTATTCACTTTTGAGCCGGGAGTTTGAGTGGGAATTAATGCCTTTGGGCATTGACCAAAATGTTGGCACAATGGTTTGGAGCCCGCTATCAGGCGGACTCTTGAGCGGAAAGTTCAGAAAAGGTGAACCACCACCACAAGATTCGAGATTGTGTCAAGGCGGGCAATTTGGGCCGCCGGTAGATTCAAGACGTTTGTTTCAAATTATTGATGCTTTAGATGCCGTTGCTGAAGAGGTAAATAAAACTGTTGCCCAAGTGGCACTAAACTGGTTGCTTCAAAGGCCAACAGTAAGCAGCATAGTAATAGGAGCAAGAAATGAGCAGCAATTAATAGAAAACTTAGGTGTGTTAGGATGGAATTTAACTGTAAATCAAATTAAATTTCTTGACTCTGCCAGCAAGGTAACACCCATATATCCTTATTGGCACAACCGGCAGGATACACTACCCAAATTCTATAAGTAG
- the porL gene encoding type IX secretion system motor protein PorL/GldL: MALTKKKPYGISNVVSWGATIVIIGLMMKILHKPGGEYWITAGLTTEAILFFILGFQRENEEVDWTKAYPELDPAYTGGPVVRSQPQQVSTGHTAALDKMLADANISPDLIGKLGDGLRTFGDKVANISTVADAGAATNEFASKLKSAGASYDNLSAAFAKATANINEMASTNVDSKAYHEQVNNLAKNLSALNAVYELELQDSSAHLKAMNKFYSSLSSTMQNFNESLDDSKQFKEEVGRLSKNLASLNAIYGNMLSAMNQPRA, encoded by the coding sequence ATGGCTCTTACTAAAAAGAAACCTTACGGCATCAGCAACGTAGTTTCATGGGGTGCAACTATTGTAATCATTGGTTTGATGATGAAGATCCTTCATAAACCAGGAGGCGAATATTGGATCACTGCAGGTTTAACTACCGAAGCTATTTTGTTTTTTATTTTGGGTTTTCAACGCGAAAACGAAGAAGTGGACTGGACAAAGGCTTATCCTGAATTAGATCCCGCTTATACTGGCGGACCAGTTGTACGTTCACAGCCGCAGCAGGTTTCAACCGGCCATACCGCGGCATTAGATAAGATGCTTGCTGATGCCAACATCAGCCCTGATCTGATCGGTAAATTAGGCGACGGCCTTAGAACTTTTGGTGATAAGGTTGCTAACATTTCTACCGTTGCTGATGCAGGCGCTGCTACTAACGAGTTTGCAAGCAAATTAAAATCAGCAGGCGCAAGCTATGATAACCTGAGTGCTGCTTTTGCTAAAGCTACTGCTAACATCAACGAAATGGCAAGCACCAATGTTGATTCAAAAGCTTACCATGAGCAGGTAAATAACCTGGCTAAAAATCTTTCTGCATTAAATGCAGTATATGAGCTTGAGTTGCAAGATTCAAGCGCACATCTGAAGGCCATGAATAAATTTTATTCAAGCTTGTCTTCAACCATGCAAAACTTTAATGAGTCATTAGACGACAGCAAACAGTTTAAAGAAGAAGTGGGCCGTTTATCTAAAAACCTTGCTTCATTAAATGCGATCTATGGTAACATGCTATCAGCAATGAACCAGCCGCGTGCTTAA
- a CDS encoding DUF4271 domain-containing protein: protein MRAILLLLLLIGLYLPGFSQELDSTDYKPDTVVVHRRPPPTAAQLLLDSVANAQKMRSVYIADSIAKQYIKAPNPNRPNKFVDLMLKTQVYHGNFMQMPSSQRSILREGHYRRKRDPQIIIIIIALITYSALLNRAVSKDIFNVMQAFYDKRILSQLSKEDALLSSWSFVGMFLLFGLTFGLFLYQVSAFYEIFYAISGIRLFLFLTLLIIILFAVKLLILRFIGFVFNIGKVVGEYITTLYLTYFNIAFVFLPVSVCFSLLAAKYIPYMLTVALLIAAIIFIWQYLRSSISIISNFQFPKFYLFIYLCALEICPILILLKALNIRT from the coding sequence ATGCGCGCGATACTTTTATTGTTATTATTAATTGGTTTATATCTGCCTGGCTTTTCGCAAGAGCTGGATAGCACCGATTATAAGCCAGATACAGTAGTAGTGCATCGCCGCCCGCCGCCTACTGCAGCGCAGTTGCTGCTTGATTCGGTGGCCAATGCTCAAAAAATGCGTTCAGTATACATTGCCGACTCTATTGCAAAGCAGTATATTAAAGCGCCCAACCCTAACCGGCCCAACAAGTTTGTAGACCTGATGCTGAAAACGCAGGTTTATCATGGTAACTTTATGCAAATGCCTTCTTCGCAGCGCAGTATATTACGCGAAGGGCATTACCGCCGTAAACGCGACCCGCAGATTATCATCATCATTATTGCACTGATAACCTATTCGGCTTTGCTTAATCGTGCAGTAAGTAAAGATATTTTTAATGTAATGCAGGCATTTTATGACAAGCGGATCCTGTCGCAATTAAGTAAGGAGGATGCGCTGCTAAGTTCATGGTCGTTTGTAGGAATGTTTTTGTTATTCGGGCTTACCTTTGGGCTGTTTTTGTACCAGGTATCCGCTTTTTACGAGATATTTTACGCAATAAGCGGTATCAGGTTGTTTCTGTTCTTAACCTTATTGATCATTATATTATTTGCTGTTAAACTATTAATATTAAGGTTTATAGGTTTTGTATTTAATATAGGCAAAGTGGTAGGCGAGTATATTACCACGCTTTATCTTACTTATTTTAATATAGCTTTTGTCTTTTTACCGGTATCGGTTTGTTTCAGTTTGCTTGCCGCCAAATACATCCCGTATATGTTAACCGTTGCCCTGCTAATTGCAGCCATTATTTTTATATGGCAGTACCTGCGCAGCAGCATTAGCATTATTTCTAACTTTCAATTTCCTAAATTTTATTTATTTATCTATCTTTGTGCCCTCGAAATTTGCCCAATTTTAATATTGTTAAAGGCACTGAATATTAGGACATAG
- the porN gene encoding type IX secretion system ring protein PorN/GldN → MKKIIVVVFCLLAVSSSFAQKKKRTTTKRRTPAKKTAPASVQPQNVAAQSTTMSTQPMADTSKKAAMKPFERPLDGYFKKTNIINARVAPMANLRESDVMFEKRVWREVDTREKMNRYMSSPKAALITILVDAIANGELTAYDPTPTKDDINGDAFGHPLTPGQAKARLADSVVIDKIDKNTGEKVGSALQAGEFNPDSVVKFRIKEDWIFDKQRSVFEPRIIGIAPMMKPKVGGADADYIPIFWVYFPEARQVLATKEVVNRNNDATGLSYDDVFMKRLFSSYIVKVSNEKDERIKDYAQGIDKLYESERVKKSLMDWELNLWQY, encoded by the coding sequence ATGAAGAAGATTATAGTTGTTGTTTTTTGCTTGTTGGCTGTAAGTAGTTCTTTTGCACAAAAGAAAAAACGTACCACCACAAAAAGGCGTACCCCCGCTAAGAAAACTGCACCTGCAAGCGTGCAGCCGCAAAATGTAGCCGCCCAAAGTACTACCATGAGTACGCAGCCAATGGCAGATACTTCAAAAAAGGCTGCAATGAAACCTTTTGAACGCCCACTCGACGGTTATTTCAAAAAGACGAATATCATCAACGCAAGAGTTGCCCCTATGGCCAACCTTCGCGAATCTGATGTGATGTTTGAGAAACGTGTTTGGCGCGAAGTGGATACCCGCGAAAAAATGAACAGGTATATGTCTTCTCCTAAGGCAGCGCTGATTACTATTTTAGTTGATGCTATTGCCAACGGCGAATTAACAGCTTACGACCCGACCCCAACAAAAGATGACATAAACGGAGATGCTTTCGGTCATCCGCTTACTCCAGGCCAGGCTAAAGCCCGTTTGGCTGATAGCGTTGTAATTGATAAAATTGATAAAAACACAGGCGAGAAAGTTGGTTCTGCATTGCAGGCCGGCGAGTTTAATCCGGATAGCGTTGTGAAGTTCCGTATTAAAGAAGACTGGATTTTCGACAAACAGCGTTCAGTATTTGAACCACGCATCATCGGTATTGCACCAATGATGAAACCAAAAGTTGGTGGCGCTGATGCAGATTATATTCCAATCTTCTGGGTGTATTTCCCTGAAGCACGCCAGGTGTTAGCTACTAAGGAAGTTGTAAACCGTAACAACGATGCAACCGGCTTAAGCTACGACGACGTGTTTATGAAACGTCTTTTCTCAAGCTACATCGTTAAGGTGTCTAACGAGAAAGACGAACGTATTAAAGACTACGCTCAAGGTATTGATAAACTTTACGAGTCTGAAAGAGTGAAGAAGTCCCTGATGGATTGGGAGCTTAACTTATGGCAGTACTAA
- a CDS encoding uroporphyrinogen-III synthase, translated as MEDRKKKVKSILVTLPKPENDKNPYAELAKKHSLKIDFRSFIHVEGVPAKDFRKEKINLADFTAVIFTSRNSADHFFRICEEMRFEVPVDMKYFCLSETIALYLQKYIQYRKRKIFFGKQTAADLAEVLKKHSGERFLYPCSDVAAEETQKFLLDNGYNFTPAVLFRTVCSDLSDLAEVFYDVIAFFSPSSVQSLFKNFPDFKQNNTRLAAFGATTHKAILDAGLILDIPAPTPSAPSMTMAIEQYVKQVNK; from the coding sequence TTGGAAGACAGAAAGAAAAAGGTAAAAAGTATCTTAGTTACTTTGCCAAAACCGGAGAACGACAAGAACCCGTACGCTGAGCTTGCAAAAAAGCATAGTCTGAAAATCGACTTCCGCTCTTTTATCCACGTAGAGGGTGTGCCTGCAAAAGATTTTCGTAAAGAAAAGATTAACCTGGCTGATTTTACTGCTGTGATTTTTACCAGCCGCAACTCGGCCGATCACTTTTTCCGCATTTGTGAAGAAATGCGTTTTGAAGTACCGGTTGACATGAAATATTTCTGTTTGTCAGAAACTATTGCGTTGTATCTCCAAAAATATATTCAATACCGTAAGCGCAAGATCTTTTTTGGTAAACAAACTGCGGCAGACCTTGCCGAAGTGCTTAAAAAGCATTCGGGCGAACGTTTCCTATACCCTTGCTCTGATGTTGCGGCCGAAGAAACGCAGAAGTTCCTGCTTGATAATGGCTACAATTTCACCCCTGCTGTTTTATTCCGCACGGTATGCAGTGATCTGTCTGACCTGGCCGAGGTGTTTTATGATGTAATTGCTTTCTTTAGCCCAAGCAGCGTACAGTCCCTGTTTAAAAACTTTCCTGATTTTAAACAGAACAATACCCGTTTGGCAGCTTTTGGTGCCACTACCCATAAGGCTATACTTGATGCAGGTTTGATACTGGATATTCCGGCGCCTACTCCAAGTGCGCCTTCAATGACCATGGCTATTGAACAGTACGTTAAGCAGGTAAATAAATAA
- the porK gene encoding type IX secretion system lipoprotein PorK/GldK translates to MKKIYYLFSLLAVGVLSSCSRSGDRGEVRGVAQKSFRAEVPYGMVYIPGGSFLMGQTDQDVTFAQIAQNKQVTIAPFFMDQTELTNSQYKQFVNWVRDSIAITNYINDDKYYLKPKGNDNANNNGRKIINWDYVRTHPVFASGKGKNDNSQKLQGIYYQGDDRIFDRNEVDVRLLKYNYALMVLRDAADHHNDKTKKRSDFIFRDTVPVYPDTLVWLEDFAYAANEPMVQSYFSHPAFRNYPVVGVNWRQARAFTVWRTRYNESYKDAHRLPHRAPYNLPDEAQFEYAARGGRIGTDYPWGGPYIKNAKGCLLANFKPGRGNYTDDGGAYTVNVRSYFPNDYGLYNMAGNVAEWTSSAYDESASSFVHDMQPSYVYEAKATDPEVMKRKVVRGGSWKDVGYFLQNSTRTYEYQDSAKSYIGFRCVTNFMGRDIRDKR, encoded by the coding sequence ATGAAAAAGATATACTATTTGTTTAGTTTACTTGCAGTTGGAGTTTTAAGTAGTTGTAGCCGTAGTGGGGACCGTGGTGAAGTAAGAGGGGTAGCGCAAAAATCTTTCCGTGCCGAAGTTCCATACGGTATGGTTTATATACCGGGAGGGTCTTTTTTAATGGGCCAGACCGATCAGGATGTTACTTTTGCACAGATCGCACAGAACAAACAGGTAACTATTGCCCCATTTTTCATGGACCAGACAGAGCTTACCAACAGCCAGTATAAGCAGTTTGTAAACTGGGTACGCGATTCAATTGCTATTACCAATTATATCAATGATGATAAGTATTACCTTAAACCAAAGGGTAATGACAATGCAAATAACAATGGCCGTAAGATCATTAACTGGGATTATGTAAGGACCCATCCTGTTTTTGCTTCTGGCAAAGGCAAAAATGATAATTCACAAAAGCTTCAGGGGATTTATTATCAGGGCGACGATCGTATTTTTGACCGTAACGAGGTTGACGTACGTTTATTAAAGTATAACTATGCCTTAATGGTGTTGCGTGATGCGGCAGATCATCATAACGATAAAACCAAAAAACGTTCGGATTTCATTTTCCGCGATACCGTACCTGTTTATCCTGACACTTTAGTTTGGCTTGAAGATTTTGCTTATGCTGCAAACGAGCCAATGGTGCAAAGCTATTTCTCACACCCAGCTTTCAGAAATTACCCGGTAGTGGGTGTAAACTGGCGCCAGGCACGCGCATTTACTGTGTGGCGCACCCGTTACAACGAATCATATAAAGATGCACACAGATTGCCTCACCGTGCACCATATAACCTGCCTGATGAAGCGCAATTTGAATATGCGGCACGCGGTGGCAGAATTGGTACCGATTACCCTTGGGGCGGCCCTTACATTAAAAATGCAAAAGGCTGTTTGCTGGCTAATTTTAAGCCGGGCCGTGGTAATTACACCGATGACGGTGGAGCTTATACGGTAAACGTACGTTCTTACTTTCCGAATGATTACGGCCTTTACAATATGGCTGGTAACGTAGCTGAGTGGACCTCATCTGCCTATGACGAGTCAGCATCATCATTTGTACATGATATGCAGCCAAGTTATGTATACGAGGCAAAAGCAACTGATCCCGAAGTGATGAAACGTAAAGTGGTAAGAGGCGGTTCATGGAAAGATGTAGGTTACTTCCTTCAAAATTCAACCCGCACTTATGAATACCAGGATAGTGCTAAATCTTATATCGGGTTTAGGTGCGTGACCAATTTTATGGGACGCGATATACGTGATAAACGCTAA